The Pyrus communis chromosome 2, drPyrComm1.1, whole genome shotgun sequence genome includes a window with the following:
- the LOC137726774 gene encoding uncharacterized protein, with protein sequence MAAEVSSLFRVLSGYSDDQHLSVGSGSSGEKSTALITRDLLGGSGSSPSTLPNDSQELDLDLQVPNGWEKRLDLKSGKVYLQRCSAQNSHSISYQNDQTNPTVPKMQDLNFPPSPSSKIPLNLFDDTSTNLDLKLVSSSPPPSCSNQGLCTLDKVKSALERAEKEPIKRRSSSMLKSSSPTYSSSSSSIKETQEEDSEDKQFASPFAAGCPGCLSYVLIMRNNPKCPRCNSVVPLPTVKKPRIDLNRSN encoded by the exons ATGGCTGCTGAGGTGAGCTCTCTGTTTCGGGTTCTAAGTGGGTACAGTGACGATCAGCATCTGAGCGTTGGGAGCGGTTCTAGTGGTGAGAAATCAACGGCTCTGATTACAAGAGACTTGCTTGGTGGTAGTGGGTCGTCTCCTTCCACGCTTCCCAACGACTCCCAGGAACTGGACCTCGACTTACAGGTCCCCAATGGCTGGGAAAAGCGCTTGGACTTGAAG TCAGGGAAAGTGTATCTTCAAAGGTGCAGTGCCCAAAATTCACATTCAATCTCATATCAAAACGACCAAACCAATCCAACAGTTCCAAAGATGCAAGATTTGAACTTCCCTCCATCGCCGTCGTCGAAAATCCCACTAAATCTCTTTGATGATACCAGCACTAACCTTGATTTGAAACTGGTTTCCTCATCACCACCACCCTCATGCAGTAACCAGGGCCTATGCACTCTGGACAAGGTAAAATCCGCCCTCGAACGGGCAGAGAAGGAACCGATCAAGAGGCGATCTTCGTCCATGTTGAAGTCATCTTCGCCAACTTACTCGTCGTCATCGTCATCCATCAAAGAAACTCAGGAGGAGGACAGTGAGGACAAGCAATTTGCATCGCCATTTGCAGCAGGGTGTCCTGGTTGCCTATCTTACGTGTTGATAATGAGAAATAACCCTAAATGTCCTAGGTGCAATTCGGTTGTTCCGCTGCCTACGGTGAAGAAACCTCGGATCGATCTCAACAGATCAAATTGA